From one Eucalyptus grandis isolate ANBG69807.140 chromosome 9, ASM1654582v1, whole genome shotgun sequence genomic stretch:
- the LOC104419427 gene encoding transcription factor TCP17 isoform X2: MMMNIEPKEADSPPTQEKIASTNHKILKASSSSGSAAHWLRSRDPRIVRVSRAFGGKDRHSKVCTIKGLRDRRVRLSVPTAIQLYDLQDRLGLSQPSKVVDWLLDVAKHEIDELPPLPLIQPGHNLGHQIHQSILSKSHEIVGDDSSSKDGLVKSSRSRTWSCSDHHQEDDQEPNDCGASKVQAQNYFLSRTSSSFHLEPPNMSLLPNSAAIHGFTSQIGDPHHQNVNNFIPFSLHSDSNSDPRPANHQFQFVSSVNSHNILPSSLAPPLLISASYPSFMRASHLDGSCTEEGLHSHNSFGSDQPNKDP, encoded by the exons ATGATGATGAATATAGAACCAAAGGAAGCGGATTCACCACCAACACAGGAAAAAATCGCTAGCACCAACCACAAGATCCTCAAGGCTTCATCATCATCTGGTTCGGCTGCGCACTGGTTAAGGTCGAGAGATCCAAGGATTGTCCGTGTCTCGCGAGCCTTCGGAGGCAAGGACCGGCACAGCAAAGTGTGCACCATCAAAGGGTTGAGAGACAGGAGGGTCAGGCTCTCAGTCCCCACTGCAATTCAGCTGTATGATCTTCAAGATAGGTTAGGGCTCAGCCAACCAAGCAAGGTTGTGGACTGGTTGCTTGATGTTGCTAAGCACGAGATTGATGAACTCCCACCTCTCCCACTGATCCAACCAGGTCACAATTTAGGTCATCAAATCCATCAATCAATCCTGTCAAAATCACATGAAATTGTTGGAGATGACTCATCAAGCAAAGATGGGTTGGTCAAGTCATCAAGATCAAGGACTTGGTCATGTTCTGATCATCATCAGGAAGATGATCAAGAACCCAATGACTGTGGCGCCTCAAAAGTCCAAGCACAGAACTATTTCTTGTCAAGAACTAGCTCAAGCTTCCATTTGGAGCCTCCAAACATGTCACTATTGCCTAATTCAGCCGCAATCCATGGGTTCACCTCCCAAATTGGAGACCCTCACCATCAAAATGTCAACAATTTCATTCCATTTTCTCTACACTCAG ATTCCAATAGTGATCCTCGACCtgccaatcatcaatttcaatttgTGAGCTCAGTTAACTCACACAACATTCTACCAAGTTCTCTTGCACCACCTCTTCTGATCTCTGCTAGTTATCCGAGTTTCATGAGAGCCTCCCATCTTGACGGGAGTTGTACTGAGGAGGGTCTTCACTCACACAACAGTTTTGGAAGTGACCAGCCAAATAAAGACCCATGA
- the LOC104419427 gene encoding transcription factor TCP17 isoform X1 — MMMNIEPKEADSPPTQEKIASTNHKILKASSSSGSAAHWLRSRDPRIVRVSRAFGGKDRHSKVCTIKGLRDRRVRLSVPTAIQLYDLQDRLGLSQPSKVVDWLLDVAKHEIDELPPLPLIQPGHNLGHQIHQSILSKSHEIVGDDSSSKDGLVKSSRSRTWSCSDHHQEDDQEPNDCGASKVQAQNYFLSRTSSSFHLEPPNMSLLPNSAAIHGFTSQIGDPHHQNVNNFIPFSLHSGSSQIFLCPPGVTTAPTPSYFPSLFATSTDSNSDPRPANHQFQFVSSVNSHNILPSSLAPPLLISASYPSFMRASHLDGSCTEEGLHSHNSFGSDQPNKDP, encoded by the coding sequence ATGATGATGAATATAGAACCAAAGGAAGCGGATTCACCACCAACACAGGAAAAAATCGCTAGCACCAACCACAAGATCCTCAAGGCTTCATCATCATCTGGTTCGGCTGCGCACTGGTTAAGGTCGAGAGATCCAAGGATTGTCCGTGTCTCGCGAGCCTTCGGAGGCAAGGACCGGCACAGCAAAGTGTGCACCATCAAAGGGTTGAGAGACAGGAGGGTCAGGCTCTCAGTCCCCACTGCAATTCAGCTGTATGATCTTCAAGATAGGTTAGGGCTCAGCCAACCAAGCAAGGTTGTGGACTGGTTGCTTGATGTTGCTAAGCACGAGATTGATGAACTCCCACCTCTCCCACTGATCCAACCAGGTCACAATTTAGGTCATCAAATCCATCAATCAATCCTGTCAAAATCACATGAAATTGTTGGAGATGACTCATCAAGCAAAGATGGGTTGGTCAAGTCATCAAGATCAAGGACTTGGTCATGTTCTGATCATCATCAGGAAGATGATCAAGAACCCAATGACTGTGGCGCCTCAAAAGTCCAAGCACAGAACTATTTCTTGTCAAGAACTAGCTCAAGCTTCCATTTGGAGCCTCCAAACATGTCACTATTGCCTAATTCAGCCGCAATCCATGGGTTCACCTCCCAAATTGGAGACCCTCACCATCAAAATGTCAACAATTTCATTCCATTTTCTCTACACTCAGGGAGCTCTCAGATATTCCTGTGCCCTCCTGGAGTGACCACTGCACCAACACCATCTTATTTTCCTTCGCTTTTTGCGACTTCAACAGATTCCAATAGTGATCCTCGACCtgccaatcatcaatttcaatttgTGAGCTCAGTTAACTCACACAACATTCTACCAAGTTCTCTTGCACCACCTCTTCTGATCTCTGCTAGTTATCCGAGTTTCATGAGAGCCTCCCATCTTGACGGGAGTTGTACTGAGGAGGGTCTTCACTCACACAACAGTTTTGGAAGTGACCAGCCAAATAAAGACCCATGA
- the LOC104419428 gene encoding protein LONGIFOLIA 1, producing MSTRILYSLTDDKAGMQKQIGCMNGIFQLFDRQNFLSGRRLNGHSHKRLVAGQNATVDAEEEGVLQKSAVKNSKATKFERHRLSSDSSRSSVSSSCNSSSFSSLEETRPAKSESSLFRLSTTQTNQRHGSPLHHLNAAEHLSGQSLDLPDIAKGSNYRGAHGVLLRPQTTDKAATLTYIDSPRPVKPSKSVKSKTSHVSESFRNLPNLRQPQTSAEQMEIDSFCSLSKKDAPRFSYDGRESRDALKSNFKVKELPRHSLDSKRGSMSFSSQSQSRYLQGNHQRVSHSMVQSVNLPQEQGSHTRQSSVVAKLMGLEALPDSVSSTKLQVGDSRTNSPEALDPFSVSSRTPDGNKPALLSGSPRKSQRSAISQQEATADSVMKFNASSQFPIHATARRRPEGSQSPAVLVPESTPSHPKESNSTLSVYGEIEKRLPQLEFKKSGKDLRFLKQMLEAMQRSKETSEGKEDVQAPESMLQTNSCSSGSRSRVAPCGNIKSEAPDSPKIKKISSPKKLQSTIVAAKQERSIEKLNIPGSPVNSASGLAKLQISPSSRRKSIEQQQNEDLTPRKVSSRQPQFLDRKIGSRNTLTRVAVEHQHVYENTSSGRNSGTSSPRLTLKQLRATDAQGTSNQGKQTKEPRSPGRTPKSKTNHVPLSSDRENKKSSHTRDLSDQNNTISQQSAASMDSQDDTEVSSVYSFAEIRGTFPQDDHTRKKTFPTREQELSRKLGIPTTEQPSPVSVLDASYLEDEAPSPVKMTSEPFKDDEVSGEVKWNLRELNSLSDSKRSSFGSAINQNSLVNLPLVQNEIKVISTRQGPGTAFPSDSTSSDHAYISEILSASGLLSDLDSGLMTIRLLSGNLFHMLEQIKASNNISSGDQARECTIQSKQGDRMRRKLIFDVVSEILMHRLLSNYSRNWFSSDKLAGRKTAQQQLLKGLCSEIDQLQTDRPYCRFDDEDEDSRTISSKDLTHQELNWAGSDDVSGVVLDVERLIFKDLVSEVVSSLATGPRAQPIGHCRRLIFK from the exons ATGTCGACGAGAATCCTGTATTCATTGACAGATGACAAGGCAGGAATGCAGAAGCAAATCGGGTGTATGAATGGGATCTTTCAGCTCTTCGATCGTCAGAATTTTCTCTCCGGTAGACGCTTAAATGGCCACAGCCACAAGAGGCTTGTTGCAG GTCAAAATGCCACTGTTGATGCAGAGGAAGAAGGGGTCTTACAAAAATCTGCA GTGAAAAACTCCAAGGCAACAAAGTTTGAGAGACACAGATTGTCATCTGATTCCTCAAGAAGCTCTGTCTCGTCTTCATGCAATTCTTCTAGTTTCTCCTCGCTTGAGGAGACTAGACCAGCAAAGTCAGAATCATCTCTGTTCAGGCTAAGCACAACCCAAACTAACCAGCGTCACGGCTCGCCACTTCACCATTTAAATGCCGCTGAGCATTTGAGTGGACAATCCCTTGACCTCCCTGATATCGCCAAGGGCTCCAACTACAGAGGAGCCCATGGGGTTTTATTGAGGCCCCAAACCACAGATAAAGCAGCTACTTTGACATATATAGACTCGCCTAGACCAGTAAAGCCGTCAAAGTCTGTTAAATCAAAAACTTCTCATGTGTCTGAATCATTCAGAAATCTTCCTAACCTTCGCCAACCTCAGACTTCGGCCGAACAGATGGAAATTGACAGTTTTTGTTCTCTGTCTAAGAAGGACGCTCCTCGTTTCTCTTATGACGGACGAGAATCAAGGGACGCTTTGAAGTCCAACTTCAAGGTGAAAGAGCTACCCAGGCATTCGTTGGATAGCAAGAGAGGCTCTATGTCATTTTCCTCTCAAAGTCAGTCGCGTTATTTGCAAGGGAATCATCAAAGGGTGAGCCACAGTATGGTTCAAAGTGTGAATTTACCCCAAGAACAAGGGAGCCACACGAGGCAATCGAGTGTGGTAGCGAAGTTGATGGGACTGGAAGCCCTCCCAGATTCAGTGTCAAGCACCAAGCTTCAGGTCGGCGATAGCAGAACCAACTCACCTGAAGCATTGGATCCCTTCTCCGTTTCATCGAGAACACCTGACGGAAACAAGCCTGCTCTGCTATCTGGCTCCCCAAGGAAGAGCCAAAGGTCAGCCATCTCGCAGCAGGAGGCCACTGCAGATTCAGTCATGAAGTTCAACGCAAGTTCACAGTTTCCAATACATGCAACTGCACGGAGGAGACCAGAAGGAAGCCAAAGTCCCGCAGTGCTGGTCCCTGAGTCTACGCCATCGCATCCAAAAGAATCAAATTCAACCCTCTCAGTTTATggagaaattgagaaaaggtTGCCACAGCTTGAGTTCAAGAAATCGGGGAAGGATCTGAGATTTCTGAAACAGATGCTCGAAGCAATGCAAAGATCCAAAGAGACATCGGAGGGCAAGGAAGATGTCCAGGCTCCAGAGTCTATGCTTCAAACAAACAGTTGCAGCTCAGGCAGCAGATCAAGAGTAGCTCCCTGTGGAAACATAAAATCTGAAGCCCCAGATTCtcccaaaatcaagaaaatcagtTCCCCAAAGAAATTGCAGTCCACTATTGTTGCCGCGAAACAAGAAAGAAGTATAGAAAAACTGAACATCCCTGGATCCCCTGTCAATTCCGCGTCAGGTCTCGCCAAGCTCCAGATTTCTCCAAGTAGCAGGAGAAAATCTATTGAGCAGCAACAAAACGAGGATCTCACTCCAAGAAAGGTTTCCAGTAGGCAACCCCAATTCCTGGACAGAAAAATTGGTTCTAGAAACACATTGACGCGAGTAGCAGTGGAGCACCAACATGTTTATGAAAACACCAGTTCAGGCAGGAATTCAGGAACTTCAAGCCCACGGCTTACGCTGAAGCAATTGAGGGCAACAGATGCTCAGGGGACAAGTAACCAGGGGAAGCAAACAAAAGAACCACGGTCTCCTGGGAGAACACCCAAATCCAAAACTAATCATGTGCCTCTTAGTTCTGACCGAGAGAACAAGAAGAGCAGCCATACAAGAGATCTCAGCGACCAAAATAACACCATTTCTCAGCAATCGGCAGCTAGTATGGACTCCCAGGATGACACAGAAGTTTCCAGTGTATATAGCTTTGCTGAAATCCGTGGCACATTCCCTCAAGATGACCACACCAGAAAA AAAACATTCCCCACGAGAGAACAGGAATTGAGCAGGAAACTTGGGATACCTACAACAGAACAACCAAGTCCAGTCTCCGTCCTTGATGCATCATACCTTGAAGACGAAGCACCATCACCGGTGAAAATGACCTCAGAACCCTTTAAAG ATGATGAAGTTTCTGGCGAGGTAAAGTGGAATTTGCGAGAGCTAAACAGTTTATCTGATAGCAAAAGAAGCAGCTTTGGCTCAGCTATCAACCAGAATAGCTTAGTCAATCTTCCCCTGGTTCAGAATGAAATAAAAGTAATCTCCACTAGACAAGGACCTGGCACAGCATTCCCAAGTGACAGCACAAGCTCGGATCATGCATACATTTCAGAGATATTGTCAGCATCTGGTCTGCTGAGTGATCTTGATTCTGGATTAATGACCATCCGGCTGCTTTCAGGAAACTTGTTCCACATGCTAGAACAAATCAAGGCAAGCAACAACATTTCAAGTGGAGATCAGGCCAGAGAATGCACCATCCAGTCAAAACAAGGCGACAGAATGCGAAGAAAGCTGATATTTGATGTCGTTAGTGAGATCTTAATGCATAGACTACTATCAAATTATTCCAGGAACTGGTTCTCATCAGATAAGCTGGCAGGGAGAAAGACGGCACAACAGCAGCTCCTGAAAGGGTTGTGCTCTGAGATAGATCAGCTTCAAACTGACCGCCCATATTGCAGGTTTGATGATGAGGACGAGGATTCGAGGACTATCTCATCCAAAGATTTGACCCATCAAGAGCTGAACTGGGCAGGTTCTGACGACGTTTCAGGAGTAGTCTTGGACGTCGAGAGATTGATCTTTAAGGACTTGGTTAGCGAAGTAGTGAGCAGTTTGGCCACCGGTCCACGAGCCCAACCGATAGGCCACTGCAGGCGGCTGATTTTCAAGTAG